In the genome of Terriglobales bacterium, one region contains:
- a CDS encoding protein kinase: protein MLGQTLGHYRVLEQIGAGGMGVVYRAHDERLDRDVALKVLPASTLVDEAARKRFRQEALTLSKLNHPNIETVFDFDTQDGVDFLVMELIPGVTLDQKLVSGALPEKDLLRLGQQLAEGLAAAHEQGIIHRDLKPGNLRVTPDGRLKILDFGLAKLLQPVTHADVTQSVTETQSVTGTLPYMAPEQLRGETADARSDIWAAGAVLYEMATGRRPFDAKLSTALAGDIQHTPPPSPRQLKFELSPKLEDIILKCLEKEPDNRYQSARELAVDLRRLAAPAATAVVAVGLPAKKRWKTFAAVSVAGLVVLIAAVSIANLGGVRDRLLGKAAAPQIKSIAVLPLANLSGDPEQEYFADGMTEALITDLAQISALRVISRTSVMEYKGAKKPLPQIARELNVDAVVEGSVQRSGGRVRISAQLIEAQTDRHLWARSYERQLSDVLTLQEELARSIAGEIRVKLTPQEQARLASARAVNPDAHEAYLLGRFHLEKGDPAGLEKALAYFQQAVQKDPQYAPAYTGLADYYGILPFYTRSSPSEVFPKAQAAALRALEIDSNLAEAHASLAYTLAYYDWDWAGAEREFQRALALNPNYSAAHARYSRLLGMLGRLDEARAQMQRVQELEPLSLSPRGNLAMLAYFAGQYDVAIVQLQEILEMDPKFPTGYWGLGLAYEQKGQYKQAIAAFERAQSLAPGSLNIKASLGHAYAVQGDVGKAKQIIAELKDQSRQKYVSSYQVALVFAGLGQKKEALDWLERAYNERSTPVAYARMDPRLASLRSDARFQDLLRRMKFPP from the coding sequence ATGCTCGGCCAGACGCTGGGCCACTATCGTGTCCTGGAGCAGATCGGAGCGGGCGGGATGGGCGTCGTGTACCGCGCTCATGACGAACGGCTAGACCGCGACGTTGCTCTGAAGGTCCTGCCTGCCAGCACGCTTGTTGACGAAGCCGCCCGCAAGCGCTTCCGTCAAGAAGCTCTCACACTCTCAAAACTGAATCATCCCAATATCGAAACGGTCTTCGACTTCGACACCCAGGATGGGGTGGACTTCCTGGTGATGGAGCTGATTCCGGGAGTCACGCTCGACCAGAAGCTGGTCTCAGGAGCTCTACCGGAGAAGGACCTGCTGCGACTGGGACAGCAGCTTGCGGAAGGGCTGGCGGCGGCGCATGAGCAGGGCATCATCCACCGAGACCTGAAGCCGGGAAACCTGCGCGTGACACCGGACGGACGGCTGAAGATCCTGGATTTCGGACTGGCCAAGCTGCTGCAACCGGTTACTCACGCCGATGTCACTCAAAGTGTGACCGAAACGCAGAGCGTTACGGGAACTCTCCCCTACATGGCGCCGGAGCAGCTGCGCGGCGAGACGGCAGACGCGCGCTCGGACATATGGGCGGCGGGAGCAGTGCTGTACGAAATGGCGACTGGGCGGCGTCCGTTTGACGCCAAGCTCTCTACCGCCCTGGCGGGAGACATCCAGCACACTCCGCCACCTTCCCCGCGGCAACTCAAGTTCGAACTTTCGCCCAAACTCGAAGACATCATCCTGAAGTGCCTGGAAAAGGAACCGGACAATCGTTACCAGTCGGCTCGAGAGCTGGCAGTAGACCTGCGGCGGCTCGCAGCCCCAGCAGCGACCGCAGTGGTGGCAGTCGGCCTGCCCGCAAAGAAGCGCTGGAAAACCTTCGCAGCCGTGTCGGTCGCGGGCCTGGTCGTGCTCATTGCCGCTGTTTCCATTGCGAACCTTGGCGGCGTGCGCGACCGTCTGCTGGGCAAGGCCGCGGCACCGCAGATCAAGTCCATCGCTGTGCTGCCTCTGGCCAACCTTTCCGGAGATCCCGAGCAGGAATACTTTGCCGACGGCATGACCGAAGCCCTCATCACCGACCTGGCGCAGATCAGCGCGCTGCGGGTCATCTCCAGGACTTCCGTCATGGAGTACAAGGGAGCGAAGAAGCCCTTGCCGCAGATCGCCAGGGAATTGAACGTGGATGCAGTCGTCGAAGGTTCGGTGCAGCGCTCCGGTGGGCGGGTGCGAATCAGCGCGCAGTTGATCGAGGCCCAGACAGACCGCCACCTCTGGGCGCGGAGCTACGAGCGCCAGTTGAGCGACGTTCTTACCTTGCAGGAGGAATTGGCCCGCAGCATTGCCGGCGAAATCCGGGTGAAGCTCACGCCGCAGGAACAGGCGCGACTGGCTAGCGCCCGAGCCGTGAACCCTGACGCCCATGAGGCCTATCTCCTCGGCCGATTCCATCTTGAGAAGGGCGACCCTGCTGGGCTGGAGAAGGCTTTGGCGTACTTTCAGCAGGCCGTGCAGAAGGATCCGCAGTACGCGCCCGCCTACACAGGTCTGGCCGACTACTACGGCATTCTTCCCTTTTACACCCGCTCGTCTCCCAGCGAGGTTTTTCCCAAGGCCCAAGCGGCTGCGCTGCGTGCCTTGGAGATCGACAGCAACCTGGCGGAAGCGCACGCCTCGCTCGCCTACACGCTTGCCTACTACGACTGGGACTGGGCGGGCGCAGAAAGGGAGTTCCAGCGCGCGCTCGCACTCAACCCCAACTACAGCGCTGCGCACGCACGTTACAGCAGGTTGCTGGGCATGCTGGGCCGGCTCGACGAGGCTCGGGCACAAATGCAGCGTGTGCAGGAGCTCGAACCGCTGTCGCTCTCGCCTCGAGGCAACCTGGCGATGCTGGCGTACTTCGCCGGTCAATACGATGTGGCGATCGTCCAACTGCAGGAAATTTTGGAAATGGATCCCAAATTCCCGACCGGCTACTGGGGCCTGGGCCTGGCCTATGAACAGAAAGGACAGTACAAGCAGGCCATCGCCGCCTTCGAGAGGGCTCAGTCGTTGGCTCCGGGCAGCTTGAACATCAAGGCCTCGCTGGGCCACGCCTACGCGGTTCAGGGAGACGTCGGCAAGGCGAAGCAAATCATCGCCGAACTCAAGGACCAATCCAGGCAGAAGTATGTTTCTTCCTACCAGGTGGCGTTGGTCTTTGCCGGACTCGGGCAGAAAAAAGAGGCGCTGGACTGGCTCGAAAGGGCCTACAACGAGCGGTCCACTCCGGTGGCCTATGCGAGGATGGACCCGCGGCTTGCCTCGCTGCGCTCCGACGCGCGCTTCCAGGACCTATTGCGCCGGATGAAATTCCCCCCGTAG